In Fusarium oxysporum f. sp. lycopersici 4287 chromosome 4, whole genome shotgun sequence, a genomic segment contains:
- a CDS encoding hypothetical protein (At least one base has a quality score < 10) — protein MRTSLALLALAATAFAIPQAVTEDIAPKGKAPKGCTTSYDGQFEVTIFKPGNEKRDVTERSCNGEGVLVLNLKDGVLKDAQGRTGYISDSYQFQFDKPAQAGAIYTSGFSVCSNGTLAFGPSAIFWQCQSGDFYNLYDRNWAEQCEPVEFGVMPCGKSKNAKSAPKKRIVGSSVVATTVVTVVSDGTTREVPTTIAVPMCQIGDGQVQVRTTPCDDMEIPIITAPPVSQVSDGKLQVPTTAPPAPPAVQKPAKPVDDTPVEGTGGDAGDKPKPAGDSKPGASPSGNDAPDNTGAAQAEKPAGDEPSATGVRRAGKSKATETDDEVLATDSGTPSDTETEATGSSRSTRAVKPFKSQTTESNDSEETGSSSSSGSDDAASTGAAQSDAFKIAASLGMVLVSGLFGSLLIL, from the exons ATGAGAACATCATTGGCTCTCCTGGCTCTGGCAGCCACAGCCTTTGCCATTCCCCAAGCAGTCACAGAAGATATTGCACCCAAGGGTAAAGCCCCGAAGGGTTGCACCACCTCATATGATGGCCAATTCGAAGTCACAATCTTCAAGCCTGGAAACGAAAAGCGGGATGTCACCGAG CGATCATGTAATGGTGAAGGCGTTCTCGTCCTGAACCTCAAAGATGGTGTCCTCAAGGACGCTCAAGGTCGAACAGGCTACATCTCGGACAGCTACCAGTTCCAATTCGACAAGCCCGCACAGGCTGGCGCAATCTACACATCCGGTTTCTCAGTCTGCTCCAACGGAACTCTTGCCTTTGGACCCTCCGCAATCTTCTGGCAATGCCAATCCGGCGACTTCTACAACCTCTATGACCGCAACTGGGCTGAGCAATGTGAGCCTGTTGAGTTCGGCGTTATGCCTTGTGGCAAGAGTAAGAATGCAAAGTCCGCCCCTAAGAAGAGAATTGTGGGAAGCAGCGTTGTTGCGACGACTGTTGTAACTGTTGTTTCTGATGGCACGACGAGGGAGGTTCCTACAACTATCGCTGTTCCCATGTGCCAGATTGGCGATGGCCAGGTTCAGGTTCGCACGACGCCATGCGATGATATGGAGATCCCTATCATTACTGCTCCTCCTGTCAGTCAAGTCTCGGATGGCAAGCTTCAGGTTCCTACTACAGCTCCACCTGCGCCTCCCGCAGTTCAGAAGCCTGCCAAGCCTGTGGATGACACACCTGTTGAGGGTACTGGCGGTGATGCCGGGGATAAGCCCAAGCCTGCTGGTGACTCGAAGCCTGgcgcttctccttctggaaACGATGCTCCTGATAACACGGGAGCCGCacaggctgagaagccagCTGGAGATGAGCCTTCTGCCACTGGTGTCCGACGTGCTGGCAAGTCGAAAGCCACTGAAACCGACGATGAAGTGCTGGCCACTGACTCTGGTACCCCCTCCGACACCGAGACCGAGGCGACTGGCTCATCTCGAAGCACACGCGCCGTCAAGCCCTTCAAGTCTCAGACGACGGAGAGTAATGACTCTGAGGAGACTGGAAGCAGCTCCAGTTCCGGCTCAGATGACGCCGCGTCTACGGGTGCGGCTCAGTCTGATGCTTTCAAGATTGCCGCGAGCTTGGGTATGGTGCTTGTATCGGGTCTGTTTGGATCTCTGTTGATTCTGTAA